The Vicia villosa cultivar HV-30 ecotype Madison, WI linkage group LG1, Vvil1.0, whole genome shotgun sequence genome includes a region encoding these proteins:
- the LOC131615117 gene encoding uncharacterized protein LOC131615117, whose amino-acid sequence MSNSTSKFSLPTKSGSSSNRFKFFIPRNNKNKQQQNPEPVNQDASQVESYESVSPVSASVKNSNNLVSSFTQKLQVDSYPYESNSPIPASVKNLNNLLSSLTPLTVGKGSKTSENAEKPYFVLEDLWECFKEWSAYGVNVPLTLSDHEHVIQYFAPYISAIQLYVEDQELDKKASEESGTSVPPNKAPHKLVYEYFEHDLPYVRLPLSDQASPFLFQIYLFTLHLFLRFEP is encoded by the exons ATGTCAAATTCTACCAGTAAATTTTCCTTGCCAACGAAGAGTGGTTCCAGTTCCAACCGGTTCAAGTTTTTTATTCCTAGGAACAACAAAAATAAGCAGCAACAAAATCCAGAACCAGTTAATCAGGATGCTTCGCAAGTCGAATCATATGAATCCGTTTCGCCAGTTTCTGCTAGCGTGAAAAATTCGAATAATCTCGTATCCTCATTCACTCAAAAATTGCAAGTCGACTCATATCCGTATGAGTCGAACTCGCCAATTCCTGCTAGCGTGAAAAATTTGAATAATCTCTTATCCTCATTGACTCCATTG ACTGTGGGCAAAGGAAGCAAAACTTCTGAAAATGCGGAGAAACCCTACTTTGTTCTTGAAGACTTGTGGGAGTGTTTCAAGGAATGGAGTGCATATGGAGTGAATGTTCCTCTCACACTCAGCGACCATGAACATGTCATACAATACTTTGCTCCTTATATCTCTGCAATTCAACTCTATGTTGAAGATCAAGAATTGGA CAAGAAGGCCAGTGAGGAAAGTGGTACTTCTGTGCCACCAAACAAGGCACCTCATAAGCTTGTCTATGAATACTTTGAGCATGATTTGCCATATGTACGCCTTCCCCTTAGTGATCAGGCAAgtccttttctttttcaaatataTCTCTTCACATTACATCTCTTTCTCCGGTTTGAACCCTAA